Proteins from one Roseovarius nanhaiticus genomic window:
- the rpmF gene encoding 50S ribosomal protein L32, giving the protein MAVQQNKVSKSRRNNRRAHDALSGANPNECPNCGELKRPHHVCSACGHYADREIVAMADDIDLDEDAA; this is encoded by the coding sequence ATGGCCGTCCAGCAGAACAAAGTATCGAAATCGCGCCGCAACAATCGCCGCGCGCATGACGCCCTCTCGGGTGCCAACCCCAACGAATGCCCCAATTGCGGCGAGCTGAAGCGCCCGCATCACGTGTGCTCGGCATGTGGTCACTATGCAGATCGTGAAATCGTCGCCATGGCTGACGACATCGATCTGGACGAAGACGCGGCCTGA
- a CDS encoding YceD family protein yields the protein MAKPLTDAAALRVAELPKGTTLSFDIVPDEDARRAMAQELGVLGLRKVAFRGTLAPMGRRDWRLVAQLGATATQECVVTLQPVTSRIDTQVERRFLSDMPRPAELEPTPDDGIEMPQDDTEEPLGEVIDLARVLIETLALSLPDYPRKEDAGPARVIAAPPGEAPLDDDAVKPFAGLAALRAQMSAKDEDPE from the coding sequence ATGGCAAAGCCACTGACAGATGCCGCCGCGCTGCGCGTGGCCGAACTGCCCAAGGGCACGACACTCAGCTTTGATATCGTGCCGGACGAGGATGCGCGCCGCGCGATGGCGCAGGAACTGGGCGTGCTTGGCCTGCGCAAAGTGGCCTTTCGCGGCACTCTGGCCCCGATGGGCCGGCGCGACTGGCGCCTTGTGGCGCAGCTGGGCGCGACAGCGACGCAAGAATGCGTCGTCACGCTCCAGCCGGTGACATCGCGCATCGACACCCAGGTCGAGCGGCGTTTTTTGTCGGACATGCCGCGGCCTGCCGAGTTGGAGCCGACACCCGATGACGGTATCGAGATGCCGCAGGACGACACCGAAGAGCCCCTGGGCGAGGTGATCGACCTTGCGCGCGTGCTGATCGAGACGCTGGCGCTATCGCTGCCGGATTATCCGCGCAAGGAAGATGCCGGGCCGGCCCGCGTCATCGCCGCCCCGCCCGGCGAGGCGCCGCTTGACGACGACGCGGTCAAGCCCTTTGCCGGGCTGGCCGCGCTGCGCGCCCAAATGTCGGCCAAGGACGAAGATCCCGAGTAG
- a CDS encoding outer membrane protein assembly factor BamE — protein MFGTHFSLKARAAGIAKVAGLAGILALAGCSATYQNHGYVPPEEDLMQLAPGVDTRATVDDVIGAPSASGMLSEGDYYYVRSRVRHYGMFEPEVIERQVLAISFDGQGVISNIERFDLRDGNVVPLSRRVTDSTVQGKGFLRQMLGNIGNVNPADFF, from the coding sequence ATGTTCGGGACCCATTTTTCGCTCAAGGCGCGTGCCGCGGGTATCGCCAAAGTCGCGGGGCTTGCCGGGATACTGGCGCTGGCGGGCTGCTCGGCCACCTACCAGAACCACGGCTACGTCCCTCCCGAAGAGGATCTGATGCAGCTGGCGCCCGGTGTCGACACCCGCGCCACCGTGGATGATGTGATCGGCGCACCCTCCGCGTCGGGCATGCTGTCCGAGGGCGATTACTACTATGTCCGCAGCCGCGTGCGCCACTACGGGATGTTCGAACCCGAGGTGATCGAACGGCAGGTGCTGGCGATCAGCTTTGACGGTCAAGGCGTTATCTCGAACATCGAGCGGTTTGATCTGCGCGACGGCAATGTCGTGCCTCTGTCGCGCCGTGTCACCGACTCGACCGTTCAGGGCAAGGGCTTCTTGCGCCAGATGCTGGGCAATATCGGCAACGTCAATCCCGCCGACTTCTTCTAG
- a CDS encoding GNAT family N-acetyltransferase: MTSVDAGRRYIARIGAGAADLAAAQALRGLAFGLSQADGDGFDEGAVHVLIEDRREGILAACFRLGLFVSGIDAAESSYSAQFYDLARLTAFPEPMTELGRFCVRPGARDPDILRVAWGAITAHVDAGGITFLFGCTSFAGTDPKPYSQSFAALAAQHLAPRRFAPARRAAQVVPLARSPSEQPGDGIEARMMMPPLLRSYLGMGGWVSDHAVIDPAMNTIHVFTGLEIARIPEARKRRLRSTLDGAAPAR, encoded by the coding sequence ATGACCTCCGTGGATGCAGGGCGGCGCTACATCGCGCGCATCGGGGCAGGGGCCGCAGATCTTGCGGCGGCGCAGGCGCTGCGCGGTCTGGCCTTTGGGCTGTCACAGGCGGATGGCGATGGCTTTGACGAAGGCGCGGTCCATGTTCTGATCGAGGATCGCCGCGAGGGGATATTGGCCGCGTGTTTTCGCTTGGGCCTTTTTGTATCGGGCATAGACGCAGCCGAGAGCAGTTATTCCGCGCAATTCTACGATTTGGCACGGCTCACCGCGTTTCCTGAACCAATGACCGAGTTGGGGCGATTTTGCGTGCGCCCGGGCGCGCGCGATCCCGACATCCTGCGCGTCGCTTGGGGCGCGATCACGGCGCATGTGGATGCGGGCGGCATCACATTTTTGTTTGGCTGTACGTCTTTTGCGGGCACCGACCCGAAACCGTATTCGCAGAGCTTTGCGGCGCTGGCCGCGCAGCATCTGGCGCCGCGCCGCTTTGCGCCCGCGCGCCGCGCGGCGCAGGTGGTTCCGCTGGCGCGCTCCCCGTCAGAACAACCGGGCGATGGGATAGAGGCGCGCATGATGATGCCGCCGCTCCTGCGCAGTTACCTGGGGATGGGCGGCTGGGTCAGCGACCACGCGGTGATCGACCCCGCAATGAATACGATCCACGTCTTTACCGGGCTCGAGATTGCCCGCATTCCCGAAGCACGCAAGCGCCGCCTGCGCAGCACGCTTGACGGCGCCGCCCCGGCACGGTAG
- a CDS encoding ABC-F family ATP-binding cassette domain-containing protein, producing the protein MAARPPLLQLSDISLTFGGDPVFADLSLVVQPGDRVALVGRNGSGKSTLMKVMAGLVEPDAGTRVIAPASSVGYMEQDPDMAGFATLGDFAASQLDPAEHYRVEMAGEGLKFDPARAVETASGGERRRAALAKLMAEAPELMLLDEPTNHLDIEAIAWLENTLKDTRTGYVLISHDRAFLRELTRATLWIDRGMVRRQEKGFTHFEEWRDKVWEDEDQQRHKLNRKIKSEARWAVEGISARRKRNQGRVRALQDLRAERSSQIKRQGAAAMALEAGPKSGKKVIEAEGISKAYGDKVILQDFSLRVLRGDRIALVGPNGVGKTTLLNMLLGQEAPDTGTVSLGTNLMPAVFDQARAQLDPEMSLWDSLTGDPDMRVSGKADQILVRGSPRHVIGYLKEFLFDEAQARAPVRSLSGGEKARLLLAKLMARESNLLVLDEPTNDLDIETLDLLQELLDDYDGTIILVSHDRDFLDRIATTTIAMEGNGRATAYAGGWTDYQAQRQPEWAASASPAPKTTSKSQSNAQVSKDNPEKLSFTEKHRLAELPGVISRLEAEIAKLEGLMADPELFTREPVKFRKATEALTSRQEALASAEEEWLMLEEKAG; encoded by the coding sequence ATGGCAGCACGTCCCCCCCTTTTGCAACTCTCGGATATCTCCCTCACTTTCGGGGGTGATCCGGTATTCGCGGACCTCTCGCTGGTCGTCCAGCCGGGCGATCGGGTCGCGCTCGTCGGACGCAATGGATCGGGCAAGTCGACCTTGATGAAGGTGATGGCCGGTCTGGTCGAGCCCGATGCAGGCACGCGCGTGATCGCGCCCGCTTCCTCGGTCGGCTATATGGAGCAGGATCCGGACATGGCGGGCTTTGCCACGCTGGGCGACTTCGCCGCCAGTCAGCTGGACCCGGCCGAGCATTACCGCGTCGAGATGGCGGGCGAGGGCCTGAAGTTCGATCCCGCCCGCGCGGTCGAGACCGCCTCGGGCGGCGAGCGGCGGCGCGCCGCGCTGGCCAAGCTGATGGCCGAGGCGCCTGAGCTGATGCTGCTGGACGAGCCGACGAACCATCTGGATATCGAGGCGATCGCCTGGCTGGAAAACACGCTGAAAGACACCCGGACGGGATATGTCCTGATCAGCCACGACCGCGCGTTTCTACGTGAGCTTACCCGCGCAACCCTCTGGATTGACAGGGGAATGGTCCGGCGCCAGGAAAAGGGATTTACTCATTTCGAGGAGTGGCGCGACAAGGTTTGGGAGGACGAGGACCAACAGCGCCACAAGCTGAACCGCAAGATCAAATCCGAGGCCCGCTGGGCCGTCGAGGGCATCAGTGCGCGGCGCAAGCGCAATCAGGGCCGCGTGCGCGCCCTGCAGGACCTGCGCGCCGAGCGGTCAAGCCAGATCAAGCGTCAGGGCGCCGCCGCGATGGCGCTGGAGGCCGGGCCGAAATCGGGCAAGAAGGTCATCGAGGCTGAAGGCATTTCAAAGGCTTACGGCGACAAGGTGATCTTGCAGGACTTCTCGCTGCGTGTGCTTCGCGGCGACCGGATCGCGCTGGTTGGGCCCAATGGCGTCGGCAAGACGACGCTTCTGAATATGCTGCTGGGGCAGGAGGCGCCCGATACGGGCACCGTCAGCCTCGGCACCAATCTCATGCCTGCCGTCTTTGACCAGGCGCGCGCGCAGCTCGACCCCGAGATGAGCCTTTGGGATTCGCTGACGGGCGATCCCGACATGCGCGTTTCGGGCAAGGCCGATCAGATCCTCGTGCGCGGATCGCCGCGCCATGTGATCGGCTACCTCAAGGAGTTTCTCTTTGACGAGGCGCAGGCGCGCGCGCCTGTCCGCTCGCTCTCGGGCGGAGAAAAGGCGCGGCTGCTTCTGGCCAAGCTGATGGCGCGCGAATCGAACCTTCTGGTGCTGGACGAGCCGACGAACGATCTGGATATCGAGACATTGGATCTCTTGCAGGAGCTTCTCGACGATTACGACGGCACGATCATCCTCGTCAGCCATGACCGCGATTTTCTGGACCGGATCGCCACGACCACAATTGCGATGGAGGGCAATGGCCGCGCGACGGCCTATGCGGGCGGCTGGACCGATTATCAGGCGCAGCGTCAGCCCGAATGGGCTGCCTCGGCTAGCCCGGCGCCCAAGACAACATCAAAAAGTCAGAGTAACGCTCAGGTTTCAAAAGATAATCCTGAGAAGTTGAGCTTCACCGAGAAGCACCGTCTGGCCGAGTTGCCGGGCGTCATATCACGGCTTGAGGCCGAGATTGCCAAGCTGGAGGGGCTGATGGCCGACCCCGAGCTGTTCACGCGCGAGCCGGTGAAATTCCGCAAGGCGACCGAGGCGCTGACATCGCGCCAAGAGGCGCTGGCCAGCGCCGAGGAAGAGTGGCTGATGCTGGAAGAGAAGGCCGGCTGA
- a CDS encoding AbrB family transcriptional regulator: protein MTPGVRILSTILLLALGSIAAFVARALSVPLPFMLGPLIVVGALISTRAARIVPQGYRFPQPLREAFIAMIGLMIGAQVVPELFADLPNLLISFGALTAFTLIALAGNYTLFRRVGGYDRATAFFAGAPGGLYESIALGEAAGADLPRLMTQQFLRIVVVVSVLPIGMSLYLGAPVGSSAGVSMASAPVPWNALPWLALAGFVGWVLGRALRLPAPQLTGPLMVAAALNLAGLVHLDVPPWLVNLAQVVIGTALGLRFAGIGHRMLLRGAALALASVAGMLALAAAIALLLRPLMGVNFDTLLISFAPGGVTEMGLIALSLAADPAFVAMHHILRILITVVAIGALGPRLR from the coding sequence ATGACACCGGGCGTGCGAATCCTCTCGACAATCTTGCTCCTGGCCTTGGGCAGCATCGCGGCCTTTGTGGCACGCGCGCTGTCTGTGCCGCTGCCTTTCATGCTGGGTCCGCTAATCGTCGTTGGCGCGCTGATATCAACCCGCGCGGCGCGCATCGTGCCACAAGGCTACCGCTTTCCCCAGCCGCTTCGCGAGGCGTTCATCGCCATGATCGGCCTGATGATCGGCGCGCAGGTTGTGCCGGAGCTCTTCGCGGATCTCCCAAACCTTCTCATCAGCTTTGGAGCCCTTACCGCCTTCACGCTCATCGCGCTTGCCGGCAATTACACACTCTTCAGGCGGGTCGGAGGCTATGATCGGGCCACGGCATTCTTTGCGGGTGCGCCCGGCGGCCTATACGAGAGCATCGCACTTGGCGAGGCGGCGGGCGCCGACCTGCCCCGCCTCATGACACAGCAGTTTCTGCGGATCGTCGTCGTGGTCAGCGTGCTGCCCATTGGCATGTCCCTCTACCTCGGGGCGCCAGTCGGAAGCTCGGCAGGGGTCAGCATGGCCAGCGCACCCGTCCCGTGGAACGCCCTGCCCTGGCTGGCGCTGGCGGGCTTTGTCGGCTGGGTCCTGGGCCGGGCGCTGCGCCTACCTGCGCCGCAGCTGACAGGGCCGCTAATGGTCGCGGCAGCGCTCAACCTCGCGGGGCTGGTGCATCTGGATGTGCCGCCTTGGCTCGTCAATTTGGCGCAGGTTGTCATTGGCACCGCGCTTGGCCTGCGTTTTGCGGGAATCGGGCACAGGATGCTGCTGCGCGGTGCCGCGCTGGCGCTGGCCTCCGTGGCGGGAATGCTGGCGCTGGCGGCGGCGATCGCGCTGCTGTTACGCCCGCTGATGGGCGTAAACTTCGACACGCTTTTGATCAGTTTCGCACCGGGCGGCGTGACCGAGATGGGGCTGATCGCGCTTAGCCTCGCGGCGGATCCGGCCTTTGTGGCGATGCACCACATCCTGCGCATCCTCATCACCGTCGTCGCCATCGGCGCGCTTGGACCGCGGCTGCGCTGA
- a CDS encoding YcbK family protein: MTDTKTTSLSRRALLGAFAATAMIAAPSYGNAFGFLRGAGDIRRLRMTSPRTGEQIDTIYWIEGEYIREAVDEISAFMRDWRTNDVKGIDIRTVDIMAASHNLLDTTEPYTLLSGYRSPKTNNMLRSRSSGVAKNSLHLKGQAADLRLGSRSVTQMGRAAMACRAGGVGKYSRSNFVHMDCGVVRSWGG, translated from the coding sequence ATGACTGACACCAAGACGACCAGCCTGTCGCGGCGTGCGCTTTTGGGCGCATTCGCGGCAACCGCAATGATTGCGGCCCCAAGCTATGGCAACGCGTTCGGCTTCCTGCGGGGCGCCGGCGATATACGCCGCCTGCGGATGACATCGCCACGAACGGGCGAGCAGATCGACACGATCTACTGGATCGAGGGCGAATATATTCGCGAGGCGGTGGACGAGATTTCGGCCTTCATGCGCGACTGGCGGACCAACGATGTCAAAGGCATCGATATCCGCACCGTCGATATCATGGCCGCATCCCACAACCTTCTGGACACGACCGAGCCCTATACCCTGCTATCCGGTTATCGCAGCCCTAAAACCAATAACATGCTGCGCAGCCGATCCTCCGGGGTGGCCAAGAATTCGCTCCACCTCAAGGGTCAGGCGGCGGATCTGCGCCTCGGCTCGCGATCTGTGACCCAAATGGGCCGGGCCGCGATGGCGTGCCGTGCGGGCGGCGTCGGCAAATATTCGCGCTCCAATTTCGTGCATATGGATTGCGGCGTGGTCCGGAGCTGGGGCGGCTAA
- a CDS encoding L,D-transpeptidase family protein, with amino-acid sequence MTFAALMTTTFRARRAVLPAVAALMILAAPPSATAGVTAFKQAVAEGAARADGLAAHYRATGFEPIWTAQDDLGRARRQALMQAIEDAPSHGLPASRYDAPGLMAMMRAARTPRDLGAVEIEMSRIFIRLAHDLHTGMLTPSKVVADIVREIPVRSDEDLLSSFASDQGPPAGFFRALTPKSGEYARLLRAKTQLEGLLATGGWGPAVPAASLAPGQSGPAVVALRNRLMRMGYLDRTATGTYDISIQQAVQQFQSAHGLVADGTAGSDTMAEINKPISERLPMIHVAMERERWLNKPRGDRHILVNLADFTARIMDHDRLTFETRAVIGKDASGQRSPEFSDEMEYMEINPVWNVPRSITVKEYLPQMQRNRGAVSHLKLYNSRGQQVSRANVNFNAYTARTFPFDLKQPPSNRNALGLVKFMFPNKYNIYLHDTPSKNLFNRNVRAFSHGCIRLQRPFDFAYELLSRQEAEPKPYFDRILNSGRQTRVNMQEHVPVHIIYRTATAPAKGPVQYRPDIYGRDGLIWDALQKVGVSLPAVQG; translated from the coding sequence ATGACCTTCGCAGCCTTGATGACCACCACCTTCCGCGCGCGCCGCGCCGTTCTGCCGGCCGTCGCCGCGCTGATGATCCTGGCGGCGCCGCCATCTGCGACTGCTGGTGTGACCGCTTTCAAACAGGCGGTGGCCGAGGGTGCGGCGCGCGCCGATGGGCTGGCCGCGCATTATCGTGCGACGGGTTTCGAGCCGATTTGGACCGCGCAGGACGATCTGGGCCGCGCGCGCCGCCAGGCGCTGATGCAGGCGATCGAGGACGCCCCGTCACATGGCCTGCCGGCCAGCCGATATGACGCACCCGGCCTTATGGCGATGATGCGCGCCGCGCGCACGCCGCGCGATCTGGGTGCGGTTGAAATTGAAATGTCGCGCATTTTCATTCGCTTGGCGCATGATCTTCACACCGGGATGCTGACGCCCTCAAAGGTTGTCGCAGACATCGTGCGCGAAATTCCGGTGCGCAGTGACGAGGATCTGCTGTCCAGCTTTGCGAGCGATCAGGGACCGCCAGCCGGCTTCTTTCGCGCGCTGACGCCCAAATCGGGCGAGTATGCGCGCCTTCTGCGGGCCAAGACGCAGCTGGAAGGCTTGTTGGCCACCGGGGGCTGGGGCCCCGCCGTGCCTGCGGCGTCGTTGGCACCGGGCCAATCGGGCCCCGCTGTCGTGGCTTTGCGCAACCGCCTGATGCGCATGGGGTATCTCGATCGCACTGCGACCGGTACCTACGACATCTCGATCCAGCAGGCGGTACAGCAGTTTCAATCGGCGCACGGTCTGGTCGCCGATGGGACCGCCGGCAGCGACACCATGGCCGAGATCAACAAGCCGATCTCCGAGCGTCTGCCAATGATCCATGTCGCGATGGAGCGCGAGCGTTGGCTGAACAAGCCGCGCGGCGATCGCCATATTCTGGTGAACCTCGCCGATTTCACCGCACGCATCATGGATCACGACCGCCTCACCTTTGAGACCCGCGCCGTGATCGGCAAGGATGCTTCGGGCCAGCGCAGCCCGGAATTTTCGGACGAGATGGAGTATATGGAGATCAACCCCGTCTGGAATGTGCCGCGCTCGATCACCGTCAAGGAATACCTGCCTCAGATGCAGCGCAATCGTGGGGCGGTCAGCCACCTCAAGCTGTACAATTCGCGCGGGCAGCAGGTCAGCCGGGCCAATGTCAATTTCAACGCCTATACTGCGCGGACCTTTCCGTTCGATCTGAAACAGCCGCCGTCCAATCGCAATGCGCTGGGATTGGTCAAGTTCATGTTCCCGAACAAGTACAACATCTATCTCCACGACACGCCGTCCAAAAACCTTTTCAACCGCAATGTGCGCGCTTTCAGCCATGGATGCATCCGCCTGCAGCGGCCCTTCGATTTCGCCTACGAGCTGCTGTCGCGGCAGGAGGCCGAGCCGAAGCCGTATTTCGACCGCATCCTGAATTCGGGTCGCCAGACGCGGGTCAACATGCAGGAACACGTGCCGGTCCATATCATCTATCGCACCGCCACGGCGCCTGCCAAAGGTCCGGTTCAGTACCGTCCTGACATTTACGGGCGCGACGGTCTGATCTGGGACGCACTGCAAAAGGTTGGGGTTTCGCTGCCTGCGGTTCAGGGGTAG
- the lpxD gene encoding UDP-3-O-(3-hydroxymyristoyl)glucosamine N-acyltransferase produces the protein MSYTISEIAKSLGATALGDDTIRVGALAEPGDAGPNDLALATKPEYAEGLSNGRARAALIWDGADWQGLGLKAAIVAPRPRYAMSGLTAMMDLGEGWGDGIHPSAIIHETAQLGEGVHIGPLTVIGARAVIGAGTRVGPQVSVGADAVIGEGGLIREGVRIAARVRIGARVILNPGAVLGGDGFSFVTPEKSGAEAVRETLGDQGDAAAQSYVRIHSVGSVRLGDDVEVGANAAIDRGTVRDTVIGDRTKVDTLVMVAHNVVVGTDTLLCGLVGIAGSSRIGNNVVLAGQVGVGDNLFVGDNVIAGGGTKILSNVPAGRVILGYPAMKMDAHIDMYKHLRRLGRLVADVAQLKKAVSNGERSD, from the coding sequence ATGTCCTACACCATTTCCGAAATTGCCAAATCGCTGGGGGCCACGGCCCTTGGCGATGACACCATTCGCGTCGGGGCCCTGGCCGAGCCGGGGGATGCCGGGCCGAATGATCTGGCCCTCGCCACCAAGCCTGAATATGCCGAGGGATTGTCCAACGGTCGTGCCCGCGCCGCGCTGATCTGGGACGGCGCAGACTGGCAAGGGCTGGGGCTGAAGGCGGCAATCGTCGCGCCGCGCCCGCGCTACGCGATGTCCGGCCTGACCGCGATGATGGATCTGGGCGAGGGCTGGGGCGACGGTATTCACCCGTCGGCCATTATTCACGAGACAGCGCAGCTGGGCGAGGGCGTGCATATCGGACCGCTGACGGTGATTGGCGCGCGCGCTGTCATCGGTGCGGGCACGCGTGTCGGCCCGCAGGTCAGCGTCGGGGCGGATGCCGTGATTGGTGAGGGCGGCCTTATCCGCGAAGGCGTACGCATCGCGGCCCGCGTGCGGATCGGCGCACGCGTCATCCTCAATCCGGGCGCGGTTCTGGGCGGCGACGGCTTCAGCTTTGTCACGCCAGAAAAATCCGGCGCCGAAGCCGTGCGCGAGACGCTGGGCGATCAGGGCGACGCGGCGGCGCAATCATACGTGCGTATCCATAGCGTCGGCTCGGTCCGCCTTGGGGACGATGTGGAGGTCGGCGCCAACGCCGCCATCGACCGCGGCACCGTGCGCGACACGGTGATCGGCGACCGGACCAAGGTGGATACGCTGGTGATGGTCGCGCATAATGTGGTCGTCGGCACCGACACTCTGCTGTGTGGCTTGGTCGGAATCGCCGGTTCGTCGCGCATCGGCAATAACGTGGTGCTGGCCGGGCAGGTGGGCGTCGGCGACAACCTTTTCGTCGGCGACAATGTCATCGCCGGCGGCGGCACCAAGATCCTCAGCAACGTGCCCGCGGGCCGTGTCATCCTGGGCTATCCGGCGATGAAGATGGACGCGCATATCGATATGTACAAACATCTGCGCCGATTGGGCCGGCTTGTGGCCGATGTCGCACAGCTCAAGAAAGCGGTTTCAAACGGCGAGCGGAGTGACTAA
- a CDS encoding acyl carrier protein yields the protein MSIPDRVIAIIAEQAMLDPADVTLDSSLEELGVDSLGLVESIFAIEEEFDINVPFNANEPSSGDFDISTVGAIANGVQRLVAEQKT from the coding sequence ATGAGCATTCCGGATCGTGTGATCGCCATCATCGCCGAGCAGGCCATGCTGGATCCGGCGGATGTGACGCTGGACAGCTCGCTCGAAGAGCTTGGCGTCGACAGCCTTGGCCTTGTCGAGAGCATCTTTGCCATTGAGGAAGAGTTCGACATCAACGTGCCGTTCAACGCCAACGAGCCATCATCGGGCGATTTCGATATCTCGACTGTCGGGGCCATCGCCAACGGGGTCCAGCGCTTGGTAGCCGAGCAAAAGACGTGA